The DNA segment TTGCGGCGTCCCGCTACGCGGACTTGCGGCTGTCCCGGGGATGAACCGCGATGTTCATCGCCCCGGAACGCAGAACGGCAAGCCGTTCCTCGAGGACCTCTTCGAGTTCCTCGCGGGTACGCCGCTCCATCAACATGTCCCAATGCGTACGCGCGGGCTTGGCCTTCTTCTCCTCAGGGCCGTCGCCGTCCACGAGGAGTGCCTGGGCCCCGCAGACCTTGCACTCCCACTCCGGCGGGATCTCCGCCTCGACCGAGAAGGGCATCTCGAACCGGTGCCCCTTCTCGCATGCGTACTCCACGGCCTGGCGCGGGGCCAGGTCGATGCCGCGGTCCGTCTCGTAGCTGGTCACCACGAGGCGCGTGCCGCGAAGAGCTCGCTCACTCATGAATCGTGCCTCCCGGGCTT comes from the Streptomyces sp. NBC_00443 genome and includes:
- a CDS encoding RNA polymerase-binding protein RbpA, translating into MSERALRGTRLVVTSYETDRGIDLAPRQAVEYACEKGHRFEMPFSVEAEIPPEWECKVCGAQALLVDGDGPEEKKAKPARTHWDMLMERRTREELEEVLEERLAVLRSGAMNIAVHPRDSRKSA